One window of the Nicotiana tabacum cultivar K326 chromosome 4, ASM71507v2, whole genome shotgun sequence genome contains the following:
- the LOC107793792 gene encoding putative protein phosphatase 2C 53, which translates to MPSANIAVANSPALLSPSPTPSSISLPLIFCNKHVSPPPLQSPLALRSSSSFSNNFEVKKSVCSASFSTSTTPTILKRKRPTKITIPIVSLNFEPVAHETPNRDRLENEVEVEGEGYSLYSKRGKRGALEDRYSAIIHNPHNHSKQALFGVFDGHGGVKAADFAAKNMGKNIMNEVALRSEEGLEEAVREGYLTTDANFLKLNNANGGSSCVTALIQNGKLVVSNAGDCRAVMSRGGLAEALTVDHRPSMQDERERIESSGGYVDCSRGAWRIQGSLAVSRGIGDSHLKRWVIAEPETKILMIEPESEFLILASDGLWDKVSNQEAVEVVRPLCIGVGDPKPSSACRKLVDLALMRGSSDDITAMVIQLGYFVQ; encoded by the exons ATGCCTAGCGCCAATATTGCAGTAGCAAACTCACCAGCGCTATTGTCCCCATCACCAACACCCTCTTCAATCTCATTGCCATTGATCTTCTGTAATAAACATGTATCGCCACCACCTTTGCAATCACCGTTGGCTCTTCGATCGTCGAGCAGCTTCTCCAATAATTTTGAGGTTAAGAAGTCGGTGTGCTCTGCGTCATTTTCCACGTCCACTACTCCAACTATTTTGAAGAGGAAGAGGCCAACGAAGATTACGATACCAATTGTTTCTTTAAATTTTGAACCAGTGGCTCATGAGACGCCAAATAGGGATAGGTTGGAGAATGAAGTGGAAGTTGAAGGAGAAGGGTACTCTCTGTATTCCAAGAGAGGGAAAAGGGGTGCTCTGGAGGATCGTTATTCAGCTATCATCCATAATCCTCACAACCACTCTAAACAG GCCTTGTTTGGTGTATTTGATGGGCATGGGGGAGTAAAAGCTGCGGATTTTGCAGCAAAGAATATGGGTAAAAACATTATGAATGAAGTGGCTTTAAGGAGTGAAGAAGGACTAGAAGAAGCAGTAAGGGAGGGTTATCTCACTACAGATGCAAATTTCCTAAAGCTAAATAATGCAAATGGAGGGAGTAGCTGTGTGACGGCATTGATACAGAATGGGAAGCTCGTTGTGTCAAACGCCGGTGACTGTCGAGCTGTTATGAGCAGAGGTGGATTGGCAGAGGCCCTCACAGTCGATCACCGCCCTTCTATGCAAGATGAGAGGGAAAGAATCGAGAGCTCG GGTGGCTATGTAGATTGTTCTCGAGGCGCTTGGAGAATTCAGGGATCTCTTGCTGTTTCAAGAGGAATTGGAGATTCCCATCTTAAGAGATGGGTGATAGCTGAACCAGAGACAAAGATATTGATGATTGAACCAGAAAGTGAATTCTTGATATTGGCCTCTGATGGACTTTGGGACAAG GTTAGTAATCAGGAGGCAGTGGAAGTAGTCCGGCCTTTGTGTATAGGTGTTGGTGACCCAAAACCATCCTCTGCTTGCAGAAAGCTTGTCGATTTGGCGTTAATGAGAGGGTCCTCAGATGATATTACCGCGATGGTGATTCAATTAGGTTATTTTGTTCAATGA